Proteins encoded within one genomic window of Mesobacillus subterraneus:
- a CDS encoding 2-oxoacid:ferredoxin oxidoreductase subunit beta, which produces MATFKEFRNNVKPNWCPGCGDFSVQAAMQRAAANVGLEPENLAVISGIGCSGRISGYINSYGFHGIHGRALPIAQGVKMVNRDLTVIASGGDGDGFAIGMGHTVHAIRRNINITYIVMDNQIYGLTKGQTSPRSAAGFKTKSTPAGSIEQAISPMELALTAGATFVAQSFSTDLKDLTALIEAGIKHEGFSLINVFSPCVTYNKVNTYDWFKENLTKLGDIEGYDPSNREAAMQTLMQHNGLVTGLIYQNTERKSYQELISGYSETPLSQADLKLDQAHFDKLVAEFM; this is translated from the coding sequence ATGGCGACTTTTAAAGAATTTCGCAATAATGTAAAACCAAACTGGTGCCCTGGCTGTGGCGACTTCTCTGTACAGGCAGCTATGCAGCGTGCAGCTGCCAATGTTGGTTTAGAGCCTGAAAATCTGGCTGTAATCTCTGGGATCGGCTGTTCAGGCCGTATCTCCGGATATATTAACTCATATGGTTTCCACGGAATCCATGGCCGTGCGCTTCCAATCGCCCAAGGCGTTAAGATGGTCAACCGTGATCTAACCGTTATTGCTTCCGGTGGAGACGGTGACGGCTTCGCGATCGGTATGGGGCATACAGTCCATGCGATCCGCCGTAACATCAATATCACTTACATTGTCATGGACAATCAGATTTATGGTCTGACAAAGGGACAAACTTCCCCGCGTTCGGCTGCTGGATTCAAGACGAAATCTACTCCTGCAGGTTCCATCGAGCAGGCCATTTCCCCAATGGAACTGGCTTTGACAGCTGGCGCTACTTTCGTGGCACAAAGCTTCTCAACAGACCTGAAGGACTTGACTGCGCTAATCGAGGCTGGAATCAAGCATGAAGGATTCTCTTTAATCAACGTATTCAGCCCTTGTGTAACTTACAACAAGGTAAATACTTACGACTGGTTCAAGGAAAACTTAACAAAGCTTGGTGATATTGAAGGATATGATCCATCAAACCGAGAAGCTGCAATGCAGACTTTGATGCAGCACAACGGTCTTGTGACTGGATTAATTTATCAAAATACAGAGCGTAAATCTTATCAGGAGCTAATAAGCGGTTATTCAGAAACTCCGCTTTCTCAAGCTGACCTGAAGCTAGATCAAGCTCACTTTGATAAGCTAGTTGCTGAATTCATGTAA
- a CDS encoding 2-oxoacid:acceptor oxidoreductase subunit alpha, with product MINQLSWKVGGQQGEGIESTGEIFSIALNRLGYYLYGYRHFSSRIKGGHTNNKIRVSTTEVRSISDDLDILVAFDQETIDVNYKELHENGVIIADAKFDPKKPEDTQAAMYAVPFTEMATELGTSLMKNMVAIGATSAILDLDIQVFEEVVQEIFGRKGQQVVDKNMEAIKAGYEYTKEQLGGAETMQLEKADGQKRLFMIGNDAIALGAVAAGCRFMAAYPITPASEIMEYLIKKLPALGGTVIQTEDEIAAVTMTIGANYGGVRAITASAGPGLSLKMEAIGLSGITETPLVIVDTQRGGPSTGLPTKQEQSDLMAMIYGTHGEIPKIVFAPSTVQEAFYDAAEAFNLAEEYQCPVIMLTDLQLSLGKQTVEPLEFDKVEIRRGKLATEALPEIDNKGYFKRYEVTEDGVSPRVIPGMKNGIHHVTGVEHDETGKPSESAANRIAQMDKRMRKISNLKFNTPIHKNAPHEEADLLIVGFNSTRGAIEEAMGRLEKDGLKVNHAHVRLVHPFPADEMMQLVKSAKKVAVIENNATGQLANIMKMNVGSHEKIHKILKYDGNPFLPQEVHTKCKELF from the coding sequence ATGATCAATCAACTTTCATGGAAAGTTGGCGGACAGCAGGGAGAAGGAATTGAATCTACCGGGGAAATTTTCTCTATTGCATTGAACCGTCTAGGCTACTACTTGTATGGCTACCGTCACTTTTCATCACGTATCAAGGGCGGACACACAAATAACAAGATTCGAGTAAGCACTACAGAGGTTCGATCTATTTCTGACGATTTAGATATTCTTGTAGCTTTCGACCAGGAAACAATCGATGTAAACTACAAAGAATTGCATGAGAACGGCGTAATTATTGCTGATGCGAAGTTTGACCCAAAAAAGCCTGAGGATACTCAAGCTGCAATGTATGCGGTTCCATTTACGGAAATGGCTACTGAATTGGGAACATCTCTTATGAAAAACATGGTTGCCATCGGTGCGACTAGCGCAATTCTAGACTTGGATATCCAAGTTTTTGAAGAAGTCGTCCAGGAGATTTTTGGACGCAAAGGACAACAAGTTGTCGATAAAAATATGGAAGCCATCAAAGCTGGCTACGAATATACAAAAGAACAATTAGGCGGAGCTGAGACAATGCAGCTTGAAAAGGCTGATGGTCAGAAACGTCTGTTCATGATTGGTAATGATGCAATCGCTCTTGGCGCAGTAGCGGCAGGGTGCCGTTTCATGGCTGCATACCCAATCACACCTGCTTCAGAAATCATGGAATATTTAATCAAGAAACTTCCTGCTCTTGGCGGAACAGTGATCCAGACTGAAGATGAAATCGCAGCTGTCACTATGACAATCGGCGCTAACTATGGCGGCGTACGTGCCATTACAGCTTCAGCAGGACCTGGTCTTTCATTGAAGATGGAAGCAATCGGCCTTTCAGGTATCACTGAAACACCGCTTGTCATTGTAGATACACAGCGCGGCGGCCCATCAACTGGACTTCCTACAAAACAGGAACAGTCAGATTTAATGGCGATGATTTATGGAACTCACGGTGAGATTCCTAAAATCGTCTTTGCTCCAAGTACTGTCCAGGAAGCATTCTACGATGCAGCAGAAGCATTCAACCTTGCTGAGGAATATCAGTGTCCGGTCATTATGTTGACTGACTTGCAGTTATCTTTAGGAAAGCAGACAGTTGAACCGCTTGAGTTTGATAAAGTGGAAATCCGCCGTGGTAAATTGGCTACAGAAGCTCTTCCTGAAATTGATAATAAAGGATATTTCAAGCGTTATGAAGTGACTGAGGATGGTGTTTCACCGCGTGTAATCCCAGGAATGAAGAACGGTATCCACCATGTTACTGGTGTTGAGCATGATGAAACAGGAAAGCCTTCGGAATCTGCTGCTAACCGTATTGCGCAAATGGATAAGCGTATGCGTAAGATCAGCAATCTAAAGTTCAATACGCCAATCCACAAGAATGCTCCGCATGAGGAAGCTGATTTGTTGATCGTAGGTTTCAACTCTACAAGAGGTGCAATTGAAGAGGCAATGGGAAGACTTGAGAAGGATGGCTTGAAAGTAAACCACGCTCACGTGCGCCTGGTACATCCATTCCCGGCTGATGAAATGATGCAGCTTGTAAAATCTGCAAAGAAAGTTGCAGTGATTGAAAACAATGCGACAGGACAGCTGGCAAACATCATGAAGATGAATGTCGGAAGTCATGAGAAGATCCATAAGATCCTGAAGTATGACGGAAATCCATTCTTGCCGCAGGAAGTCCACACAAAATGCAAGGAGTTGTTCTAG
- a CDS encoding dipeptidase produces the protein MKIYDAHCDVLYKLFMDPSLDFSKSPELQVNLERLKASATKIQLFAIYVPESVHPDLKFEAALRMADLFYEKVLRSHPQIKLIKNKADIELLEHDEIGAVLTLEGCDAIGQDLLKLRTLLRLGVRSVGLTWNFGNYVADGALEERGAGLSRFGRQVVQLLNETRTICDVSHLSEQAFWDVMEAADRVFASHSNCYSLCRHPRNLKDKQINALIERDSVIGVTFVPEFLSGIKDSASIDDVVRHLDHICSLGGENHVGFGSDFDGIEFTVKNLEGNEQYEKLWNELQKYYSDIQVSKFLYGNMATRLSVQGS, from the coding sequence ATGAAAATCTATGACGCTCATTGTGACGTGCTTTATAAATTGTTTATGGATCCGTCCCTTGATTTCTCCAAATCTCCTGAATTGCAGGTCAATCTTGAACGGCTGAAGGCATCGGCTACAAAAATCCAATTATTCGCCATCTATGTACCTGAATCTGTTCACCCTGACCTGAAATTTGAAGCTGCCCTAAGGATGGCGGATTTATTTTATGAAAAAGTCTTAAGGTCACATCCGCAAATCAAGCTGATTAAGAACAAGGCGGACATTGAGCTCCTTGAACATGATGAAATTGGTGCAGTGCTCACTCTGGAGGGCTGTGATGCGATTGGGCAGGATTTATTGAAATTGCGCACTTTGCTGAGACTCGGAGTACGTTCAGTAGGGTTGACGTGGAATTTTGGAAATTATGTAGCTGATGGTGCCCTTGAAGAACGAGGAGCGGGTCTTTCAAGGTTTGGACGTCAAGTTGTCCAGCTTTTGAATGAAACGAGGACAATCTGCGATGTCTCACATTTATCTGAACAGGCATTCTGGGATGTAATGGAAGCAGCTGACAGGGTATTCGCTTCCCATTCAAACTGTTATTCGCTTTGCCGCCATCCGCGCAACCTTAAGGATAAGCAGATTAATGCTCTGATTGAAAGGGATTCAGTCATTGGAGTTACCTTTGTACCGGAATTCTTATCAGGTATAAAAGATTCTGCTTCAATTGATGATGTGGTTCGCCATCTTGATCACATTTGTTCTCTTGGAGGAGAAAATCATGTTGGATTCGGATCAGATTTTGACGGAATTGAATTCACTGTAAAAAATCTCGAGGGAAATGAACAATATGAAAAACTTTGGAATGAATTACAAAAATATTATTCTGATATACAAGTTAGTAAGTTCCTTTATGGGAATATGGCGACCAGATTATCTGTACAAGGATCGTAA
- the spoVS gene encoding stage V sporulation protein SpoVS, whose translation MEILKVSAKSNPNSVAGALAGVLRERGGAEIQAIGAGALNQAVKAVAIARGFVAPSGVDLICIPAFTDILIDGEERTAIKLIVEPR comes from the coding sequence ATGGAGATATTAAAAGTTTCAGCAAAATCTAATCCTAATTCTGTAGCTGGTGCGCTTGCTGGAGTACTGCGAGAAAGAGGTGGCGCAGAGATTCAGGCTATCGGGGCGGGTGCATTGAATCAGGCCGTTAAGGCAGTAGCGATCGCAAGAGGGTTCGTAGCACCTAGCGGAGTCGATTTAATTTGCATCCCGGCATTTACTGATATCCTGATTGATGGCGAAGAACGGACAGCCATTAAATTGATTGTTGAACCCAGATGA
- a CDS encoding TIGR00282 family metallophosphoesterase has protein sequence MRILFVGDVVGSPGRDMITEYLPKLKGKFRPTVTIINGENAASGKGITEKIYRQFLEQGAQAVTLGNHAWDNRDIFEFIDNAKYLVRPANFPEEVPGKGIVYLKINQEELAIINLQGRTFLTPIDCPFKKADELIEEARKRTSLIFVDFHAEATSEKQAMGWYLDGRVSAVVGTHTHVQTADDRILPSGTAYLTDVGMTGPYDGILGVEKEAVLRRFMTSLPTRFEVAKDGRNQLSAVLIDLDKKTGKAVKIQKILVNEDHPFYD, from the coding sequence ATGAGAATTTTATTTGTAGGGGATGTTGTAGGTTCCCCGGGCAGGGATATGATTACGGAATACCTGCCAAAGCTAAAGGGGAAATTTCGCCCGACTGTTACAATCATAAATGGTGAGAATGCAGCGAGCGGTAAAGGAATTACCGAAAAGATTTATCGTCAGTTTCTTGAGCAGGGTGCCCAGGCGGTAACTCTAGGAAACCATGCATGGGATAATCGTGATATCTTTGAATTTATTGATAATGCTAAATACCTGGTCAGGCCCGCTAATTTTCCTGAAGAAGTACCTGGAAAAGGGATTGTTTATTTAAAGATCAACCAGGAAGAACTGGCAATAATCAACTTGCAGGGCCGCACCTTCTTGACGCCAATTGATTGCCCATTTAAAAAAGCAGATGAATTGATAGAGGAAGCAAGAAAACGCACTTCCCTCATTTTTGTTGATTTCCATGCAGAAGCAACTAGCGAAAAGCAAGCCATGGGCTGGTATCTTGATGGGAGAGTTTCCGCTGTGGTCGGAACGCATACTCATGTTCAGACAGCAGACGATAGAATCTTGCCCTCAGGTACAGCTTATTTGACTGATGTAGGCATGACCGGTCCATATGACGGTATATTGGGAGTAGAAAAAGAAGCGGTGCTTAGAAGGTTCATGACGAGTCTCCCTACGCGATTCGAAGTGGCTAAGGACGGTAGGAATCAACTATCTGCAGTATTGATAGATTTGGATAAGAAGACCGGCAAAGCAGTGAAAATCCAGAAGATCCTTGTTAATGAAGACCATCCTTTTTACGACTAG